AGGGCGACGAGGAGCGTCCAGGCGGCGATGCCCGCGGTGCCCTGCGTTCCGATCCACTCACCGACAGCGCGCCAGCCGTCGAGGCGCCCGATGAGCCAGCCCGACCCGACGAGCGCGAGCCCGATGCTCACGAGCACCACCGTGAGCCACACGCTGCCGAACCGCTTGTAGATGGTGGCCGAGCCGAAGCCGATCATGAAGAACACCATCGGGACCGCGAAGTACAGCAGCCATGCCGCCGCCGGCCCGGCATCCCAGATCCAGTCGACCGAGAAGTACCAGCCCTGCAGTCCCCACCCTCCGGTCGCCCGCTCGAGGAACGCGCCGCCGACGTAGAGCGTCGCCAGCAGCGCCGAGAAGAGCGCCGCCGTGAGCGTCGTTCCGAAGAAGTACTCCCGACGGGTGACGCTCATCGCCTGCGAGAACGGGAAGGTGAGCGTCAGCGACTGCACGCCGACGACGCCGAAGTACCAGTACACCGCCTGTGCGCCGCCGCTGTACTTCTGACCCTCGGCGGGCACCATCGACCAGATCACCAGGGTGAGCAGGAACGAGCCGGCCAGCACGATCAGCGGCACCCACACGTAGGTCTGCTTGTTGATCAGCTGCATGCGCACGACATTCCAGGTGCGGTTCACGACAGGCTCCCTTCCTTGACGCCGCGGTCGGCGGACGCGCCGGCCGCGTGCTGCGTGGTGCGGACGATCAACTGCTGGAGCGAGACCGGAGCGACGTCCAGTCCCTCCTCGCGGAGCCGGGCGTGGTCCGCCCCGGTGAGTTCGCCGAGGACCGTGACCGAGGCGACGCGGCCCAGGCTCTCGCGGTGGATCACCTCGCGGCCGGCGACGAACGCGTCGACCGCTGCGGCGTCGCCGACGATCGTCGCGGCGCGACCGCGCACGGCATCCGTCTCCTCGTCCATGATGATCCGGCCGCCGTCGATGACGATCACGCGCTCGAGGAGATTCGACACCTCGTCGATCAGATGGCTGGACAGGATGATCGTGCGCGGGTGCGCGGCGTAGTCCTCGAGCAGCCGGTCGTAGAAGAGCTGGCGGGCGACGGCATCCAGTCCGAGATAGGGCTCGTCGAAGAAAGTGATCTCCGCGCGGGATGCCAGGCCGATGATCACGCCGACGGCGCTGAGCTGGCCGCGCGAGAGCTTCTTGATCGTCTTGGTCATCGGCAGCTGGAAGTCGGCGATGAGACGATCGGCGAGGGCCTGGTCCCAGTTCTCGAAGAAGAGCCGCGCCATCTGGAACGCGTGGGCGGGCTTCGCGTCGTCGGGGTACTTCTGGCTCTCGCGGACGAAGCACATGCGGCGCAGCACCTTGGCGTTCTCGTACGGGTGCTCGCCGAAGACGCGCACGTCGCCGCTCGTGGCGAAGTTCTGCGCCGTGAGGATCGACATGACCGTGGTCTTGCCGGCCCCGTTCCGGCCGAGGAGGCCGTAGATCGTGTCCT
This genomic window from Candidatus Microbacterium phytovorans contains:
- a CDS encoding ABC transporter ATP-binding protein; protein product: MTSVIEVKHLTKRYRDTVAADDVSFTIEKDTIYGLLGRNGAGKTTVMSILTAQNFATSGDVRVFGEHPYENAKVLRRMCFVRESQKYPDDAKPAHAFQMARLFFENWDQALADRLIADFQLPMTKTIKKLSRGQLSAVGVIIGLASRAEITFFDEPYLGLDAVARQLFYDRLLEDYAAHPRTIILSSHLIDEVSNLLERVIVIDGGRIIMDEETDAVRGRAATIVGDAAAVDAFVAGREVIHRESLGRVASVTVLGELTGADHARLREEGLDVAPVSLQQLIVRTTQHAAGASADRGVKEGSLS